In the Podospora pseudocomata strain CBS 415.72m chromosome 5, whole genome shotgun sequence genome, one interval contains:
- a CDS encoding hypothetical protein (EggNog:ENOG503NXGE) has product MSDLLPPRATPIPSTGSQLPPRAFRTPLCPALQQRRNISSKFIPIKGMVHGPPSKGWELQPGHDTSLGFDQETRAWLEELYQAWASNAPISTFSRIRDGLVDQCDHLDTRISTFCSVARIVSSHRSQANREPEWKELLALSHLADRNKREEATKKKRKRAYNENNRLRNLAFIVALWSPDVVFHYAWNCASQVQMNMLRACATSYPDFFNEFLPRLNAVLLQRHRQALLGGRLKTLNEAPLQPHRDFDLVTLASTTVDGKMEELWVASQDGRVAVDAQATVFLRDIRPGHYAAHLLRRDRFGVLAARGEACLPSSPRHQHTMPLKTSPAEVSTGDDDGPGDAQIAPAQDQLRDTQPSLDVSLNELENFQEMCSAPSEAMPLFDSLWDWNSADLSYSIDMHDPMCWQSSALFLSPSAMNSFGQHQPSTITSEPTTPSFSSPSRLHSEPSPTSPQSSELEADLFTSAALYLGTAPITGNGLASLEETLHNQYYPTIMPYIDSMLAKEARQDPLETHQDQAPSLDAATKWASMWTQGNAVLPGRAASPMDADVLYLTSNEAIQAAKAHQVFEKPVIIKEIFLDSGMHAMLDSLCLLEDELANSVHDRGTSNLRNMTHSHRPLLTMLPRFRLLDCLVERLRLRTSRSASACQQLGSPEVLPEIRTDFNAVTLPHVCFGPSFATMSGVWLRNLEGLKICIFASLSDTDTDPALKSLERSDAQRAFILEQDDILIIPPASRIVYTVYSPVQGIMEGGIFWDSLALSSLLDSTMWIRRRGPGVASKFDQDITFHSRQLLGLLEALRSLIDVHPHLFGDSIVPTLLESLDQALARSDHSREAQ; this is encoded by the exons ATGTCGgacctccttcctccaagGGCTACACCCATACCCTCAACAGGCTCTCAGCTTCCTCCAAGGGCTTTCCGTACGCCTTTATGCCCAGCCCTACAGCAACGCCGCAATATCTCATCGAAATTCATACCTATCAAGGGGATGGTGCACGGCCCACCGTCAAA GGGTTGGGAGCTTCAGCCTGGTCATGACACCAGCCTTGGGTTTGATCAGGAGACTCGAGCGTGGCTCGAGGAGCTGTATCAAGCATGGGCTAGCAACGCGCCCATCTCGACATTTTCACGCATTCGCGACGGCCTTGTTGACCAGTGTGACCACCTCGACACACGCATCTCTACGTTTTGCTCTGTGGCCAGGATCGTTTCTTCGCATCGATCACAGGCAAACAGAGAACCAGAGTGGAAAGAGCTGCTGGCTTTATCCCACCTGGCAGACAGAAACAAGCGTGAAGAGGCTACCAAAAAGAAGCGAAAACGGGCATACAATGAAAACAACCGTCTACGAAACCTCGCATTTATTGTTGCGCTCTGGTCTCCCGACGTGGTGTTTCACTATGCTTGGAATTGTGCTAGTCAGGTACAAATGAACATGCTCCGAGCGTGCGCAACAAGCTACCCCGACTTCTTCAACGAATTTCTGCCGCGTCTCAATGCTGTGTTATTACAGCGACATCGACAGGCGCTTCTTGGTGGCCGGTTGAAGACGTTGAACGAGGCTCCTCTGCAGCCCCATCGCGACTTTGATCTGGTTACATTGGCTTCGACGACAGTTGATGGCAAAATGGAGGAGCTGTGGGTCGCCAGTCAGGATGGCCGTGTCGCCGTGGACGCACAGGCGACAGTCTTCTTGCGTGACATCAGACCCGGTCACTATGCGGCCCATCTTTTGCGAAGGGACCGGTTCGGCGTCCTCGCTGCTCGGGGCGAAGCTTGCCTGCCATCTTCGCCAAGACACCAGCATACCATGCCGCTGAAAACCTCGCCTGCGGAAGTGAGTAcaggcgatgatgatggcccGGGAGATGCTCAGATAGCACCTGCACAGGACCAACTTCGGGACACACAGCCCAGCTTAGACGTGTCGCTGAATGAGCTAGAGAACTTTCAGGAGATGTGCTCTGCGCCCTCGGAAGCGATGCCACTCTTTGACTCATTGTGGGACTGGAACAGCGCAGACCTCTCCTACAGCATCGATATGCACGATCCCATGTGTTGGCAATCTTCAGCCTTGTTCCTTTCGCCCTCAGCCATGAACTCCTTTGGGCAACATCAACCTTCGACCATAACATCAgaacccacaacccccaGCTTTTCAAGCCCATCTCGACTCCATTCGGAACCTagcccaacctcaccacaaTCCAGCGAGTTGGAAGCCGACCTGTTCACCTCAGCAGCTCTATATCTTGGAACGGCTCCAATCACAGGAAATGGCTTGGCCAGCCTGGAGGAAACGCTTCATAACCAATATTACCCTACAATTATGCCTTATATCGACAGCATGCTTGCAAAGGAAGCCCGGCAGGACCCCCTTGAAACCCACCAAGACCAGGCACCATCGCTGGATGCAGCCACAAAATGGGCCTCGATGTGGACGCAAGGCAATGCGGTCCTGCCCGGTCGTGCTGCATCCCCCATGGATGCTGATGTGCTCTATCTCACCTCCAACGAAGCTATCCAGGCCGCTAAAGCACACCAAGTGTTCGAGAAGCCAGTGATCATCAAGGAAATCTTTCTAGATTCTGGTATGCACGCCATGCTTGATTCTTTGTGTTTATTGGAGGATGAACTTGCCAACTCTGTTCACGATCGAGGCACCTCCAATCTCAGAAACATGACCCACTCGCATCGGCCTTTGTTGACCATGCTTCCACGTTTCCGTCTACTAGACTGTCTGGTAGAGCGACTCAGACTACGCACTAGCAGGAGTGCCAGTGCATGCCAACAACTAGGAAGCCCCGAGGTTTTGCCTGAGATCAGAACTGACTTCAACGCCGTCACCCTTCCCCATGTCTGCTTTGGGCCATCCTTTGCCACCATGAGTGGGGTTTGGTTGCGTAATCTTGAGGGTCTCAAAATCTGCATCTTTGCCTCTCTTTCTGACACTGATACGGACCCTGCGCTGAAGAGTCTTGAGAGAAGTGATGCACAAAGGGCTTTTATTTTGGAGCAAGACGATATACTCATCATACCCCCTGCTTCGAGAATAGTTTACACCGTTTATTCCCCTGTTCAGGGTATCATGGAAGGGGGTATATTTTGGGATAGTCTTGCTCTCAGTAGTCTTTTGGACAGCACAATGTGGATTCGAAGACGTGGACCAGGGGTGGCGTCAAAGTTCGATCAAGACATCACATTCCACTCTCGACAGCTGCTAGGACTGTTAGAAGCGTTGAGGTCTCTTATTGACGTACATCCCCATTTGTTCGGGGACAGCATTGTACCCACTCTGTTGGAGAGTTTGGACCAGGCTTTGGCTAGATCTGATCACAGTAGGGAGGCTCAATAA
- a CDS encoding hypothetical protein (COG:U; EggNog:ENOG503NU0V) yields MATKTTTMTELHTISFDPSTTNSGATSRKSQSRDATVVASDSEPEASPISAKSRPALLPKGRAIIVTTQLCGLLFFSSFCNGIIVIALPAMHSELGLQESLLVWPTSSYYLTAGSCLLLAGSIADVVGVKKVNLVGSFLSSIFALACGLAQTEGQIIAFRALQGITNAIIAPSAISIISNSVAEGRPRNMGFACLGFSQPLGFSLGLVLTGVMTDTVGWRPAFYLVAACSIVLFTVGIWSLPQDIHSSGSQSVLRRLGGEIDWIGVGLASMGLAMFSYVLASLSANIQDIRQAVTIVLLVISVFSVPSFVGWMHYQTRKNRTALIPNSLWRSGVFTSACVMVMLTNALINCMELYSSLFFQTIQGQSALTASLQVLPSLVAGIITSILTGIFVNRMPVFWTVLITTIVSTVSALLMALVRTDQVYWENAFVAQILSPISCDLLFTVGLLIISDVFPKHMQALGGAVFNTCAQLGVAIGLSVTQVVASSVTNNSQFDNKSSPEALMEGYRVAFWIMFGWMVFVCGVCAVGLRRVGAIGVKRD; encoded by the exons ATGGCGACCAAAACGACCACCATGACCGAGTTGCACACCATCTCGttcgacccctccaccacaaacTCGGGCGCGACTTCACGGAAAAGCCAGAGCCGCGATGCAACAGTCGTGGCTTCTGATTCAGAACCAGAGGCGTCTCCCATCTCGGCCAAGTCAAGGCCGGCTCTGCTGCCCAAAGGCCGCGCCATCATCGTGACCACCCAGCTTTGTGGCCTGCTGTTCTTCAGCAGCTTCTGCAAtggcatcatcgtcatcgctcTACCTGCCATGCACTCGGAGCTGGGTTTACAGGAGAGCCTCCTCGTTTGGCCCACCTCGAGTTACTATCTCACGGCCGGTTCctgtttgttgctggccgGCTCCATCGCCGATGTTGTCGGTGTCAAAAAGGTCAACCTCGTTGGCTCTTTCCTCAGTTCCATCTTTGCTCTGGCCTGCGGTCTGGCACAAACTGAAGGTCAAATAATAGCATTCCGGGCCCTCCAGGGCATCACAAACGCCATCATTGCCCCCTCAGCGAtatccatcatctccaataGCGTGGCTGAGGGCCGGCCGCGGAACATGGGGTTTGCATGCCTCGGATTCAGCCAGCCGCTCGGGTTCAGTCTTGGCTTGGTGCTCACGGGGGTCATGACAGACACGGTGGGGTGGCGGCCAGCCTTCTATCTTGTAGCCGCCTGCAGCATAGTTTTGTTTACCGTTGGGATATGGTCACTTCCGCAAGACATTCACTCATCCGGTAGCCAATCCGTTCTGAGGCGGCTCGGAGGTGAGATCGACTGGATCGGAGTAGGCTTGGCCAGCATGGGGCTGGCCATGTTTTCATACGTTTTAGC ATCCCTGTCGGCCAACATCCAGGACATTCGTCAGGCTGTCACCATCGTTTTGCTCGTAATTTCTGTCTTTTCTGTTCCATCCTTTGTGGGGTGGATGCACTACCAGACCAGGAAGAACCGCACAGCACTGATCCCGAACTCTCTCTGGCGAAGCGGTGTGTTTACGAGCGCCTGCGTCATGGTTATGCTGACCAACGCTTTGATCAACTGCATGGAGTTGTATAGCAGTCTATT CTTCCAAACCATTCAGGGACAGTCTGCTCTGACGGCGTCCCTTCAAGTGCTTCCCTCTTTGGTAGCCGGGATTATCACCAGCATTCTCACGGGCATATTTGTCAACCGCATGCCTGTATTCTGGACCGTCCTCATCACTACAATCGTCAGCACTGTCTCGGCCTTGTTGATGGCCTTGGTCCGTACCGACCAAGTATATTGGGAGAACGCCTTTGTTGCGCAGATCCTCTCACCCATCAGCTGTGACCTTCTCTTTACAGTTGGCCTCCTGATCATTTCGGATGTTTTCCCGAAGCACATGCAGGCTTTAGGCGGCGCAGTGTTCAACACGTGTGCTCAGCTTGGGGTCGCCATTGGGCTAAGTGTGACGCAGGTCGTTGCCTCATCGGTCACAAACAACTCGCAATTTGACAACAAATCATCCCCCGAAGCCCTTATGGAGGGATATAGGGTAGCTTTTTGGATCATGTTTGGTTGgatggtgtttgtttgtgggGTATGCGCTGTTGGATTGAGACGAGTGGGTGCAATTGGTGTCAAGCGTGACTGA
- a CDS encoding hypothetical protein (COG:S; EggNog:ENOG503NXK2), with protein sequence MTPLSEFIFLSVLGSIFTLIVSTPWRPWLMKRLSQHTIPSFNLFKEFTRSGIVFSDSTNTHNSTGALNKQKLDAIHDLSDCHEVASSFSTLVQQDGAGCWPPRSNHNEKTWPACLQAYKDIYHEMAPLLPAENASLDDNINERRIFEFRTRFVQLLSQKVDLAEVQRLLQAADAGRWDVFPRDAYNGFYCCVAWCRHAYRWASIPVVRLAQLEKSIALPMELVTPWNSMQSHFGLDSESGNNMSNLVLNFNPAGGYALKINTGLSTLIQSSEEEFARIFQEVEVLGVPIYCSIVESIVAYARGDKESCLEHVRDIKGQLRPLLSSYYDRVHDAKIARSVWLSRVQGFYAWGVGPQNNINGEWEKFDGLSGNQVLLFQALDAFLGLEAYLPRLIQERNVPHLQRRFCKVVKKHAFRGQLADEGVDGKIKKEFEDIVKRLRVFRSAHRTRAKVYLTQPAPERLPMTAGKSLLKEDMDQSLLFLDQFMVGRLQQTV encoded by the exons ATGACTCCTCTCTCAGagttcatcttcctctccgtTCTTGGGAGCATCTTTACGCTCATAGTGTCTACGCCATGGAGGCCATGGCTCATGAAGCGCCTGTCTCAGCACACCATTCCGTCCTTCAATCTTTTCAAAGAATTCACTCGATCCGGCATAGTCTTTTCAGATTCGACGAACACCCACAATTCAACAGGCGCCTTAAATAAACAGAAGCTCGACGCCATCCACGACCTGTCTGACTGCCATGAGGTCGCCTCATCATTCTCCACCCTTGTTCAGCAGGATGGAGCTGGTTGCTGGCCTCCGAGATCCAATCACAATGAAAAGACATGGCCCGCATGCCTCCAGGCATACAAAGACATCTACCATGAGATGGCTCCCCTCCTACCAGCGGAGAATGCATCTCttgacgacaacatcaacgaaAGGCGCATATTCGAGTTCAGGACACGCTTCGTTCAGCTTTTGAGTCAAAAGGTTGACCTGGCTGAAGTTCAGAGGCTGCTGCAAGCGGCCGATGCTGGAAGATGGGATGTCTTCCCCAGGGATGCTTACAATGGGTTCTATTGCTGTGTGGCTTGGTGTAGACATGCTTATAG ATGGGCAAGCATCCCAGTAGTCCGCCTCGCCCAACTCGAAAAGTCCATTGCCCTCCCCATGGAGCTCGTCACGCCCTGGAACTCCATGCAGTCGCACTTCGGTCTCGATTCCGAATCCGGAAACAACATGTCTAACCTGGttctcaacttcaacccaGCTGGAGGCTACGCCCTCAAGATCAATACCGGCCTCTCGACTCTTATTCAGTCCTCAGAGGAGGAATTCGCCCGCATCTTTCAGGAGGTCGAAGTGCTAGGTGTACCAATCTACTGCTCCATTGTCGAAAGTATCGTGGCATACGCCCGGGGTGACAAGGAGTCTTGTCTCGAACATGTCCGTGACATCAAAGGCCAGCTACGCCCTTTGCTAAGCAGCTACTACGACCGAGTTCACGACGCCAAGATTGCGAGGTCAGTGTGGCTGAGCCGCGTTCAAGGGTTTTATGCCTGGGGCGTGGGAccccagaacaacatcaatGGAGAGTGGGAGAAGTTTGATGGGCTGAGTGGAAATCAGGTCTTgctgttccaagccctggATGCGTTTTTGGGATTGGAGGCGTACCTGCCCAGGCTGATCCAGGAAAGAAATGTCCCTCACTTGCAGAGAAGATTCTGCAAAGTGGTCAAGAAACATGCCTTTAGGGGCCAGTTGgcggatgagggggttgatggaaagatcaagaaggagttCGAGGATATTGTCAAAAGGCTGAGG GTCTTTCGATCTGCGCACCGTACCAGAGCCAAGGTGTATCTCACACAGCCCGCACCCGAGAGATTGCCCATGACAGCGGGCAAGTCGCTGCTCAAGGAGGATATGGACCAGAGCTTGCTGTTTTTGGATCAGTTCATGGTCGGCAGGTTGCAACAGACGGTATAG
- a CDS encoding hypothetical protein (EggNog:ENOG503P1X9) — protein MSNSGAWGEAPPGVNLAENQNGDIIGSVVGIMVLGLSSVVLRLFTRLINKGPGLAADDYVILFAAVMGIGTAVCCLISVPWGGGKHLWVVTHEEFTKLYQTTYAFVIVYITCISATKVSILLFYRRVFGTNVIWYIVFGFTCAHWAEVTITWLAGCRPIDYYWRQYTDPTATGSCIDAPLFYFCNGIIGLVIDVAILLVPIPTVWKLNMPTTKKVFVGGILLLGGFVCVASAIRIVMMDQLVKSPDFTWAMSKVFIWSCCEPFIGIVCACLPTYAPLVRRWWRGELSGYPDTPKVYMSDKPSLSKAGHKISGRKHHAGLDATLRGDDEIELTVDISGEPGHHLPGHQRQGDSRDSSKTCVNGKSSPEDSYQNEIMVRKDFSWSSSV, from the exons ATGTCGAACTCGGGAGCGTGGGGCGAGGCGCCGCCCGGCGTGAACCTGGCGGAAAATCAGAACGGGGATATTATCGGCTCAGTCGTCGGCATCATGGTCCTCGGGCTCAGCTCCGTCGTTTTGCGGCTTTTTACACGGCTGATAAACAAGGGGCCGGGTCTGGCTGCCGACGACTATGTTATTCTTTTTGCAGCG GTTATGGGCATTGGAACGGCGGTGTGTTGCCTCATCAGTGTTCCCTGGGGTGGCGGAAAGCATCTTTGGGTGGTCACCCATGAGGAGTTCACCAAGCTGTACCAAACCACCTACGCCTTCGTCATCGTTTACATCACCTGCATCTCGGCGACCAAAGTCTCCATCTTGCTATTTTACCGCCGTGTGTTTGGGACAAACGTGATTTGGTACATCGTCTTTGGCTTCACCTGTGCCCATTGGGCAGAAGTGACCATCACATGGCTCGCAGGGTGCAGGCCCATCGACTACTACTGGCGTCAGTATACCGACCCAACGGCCACGGGATCATGTATCGACGCACCGTTGTTTTACTTTTGCAACGGCATCATCGGATTGGTGATTGATGTGGCCATTCTTTTGGTGCCGATTCCCACAG TTTGGAAGCTCAacatgcccaccaccaaaaaggtGTTTGTAGGCGGaatccttctcctcggcggctT TGTGTGCGTGGCCTCGGCCATCCGAATCGTCATGATGGACCAGCTCGTCAAGTCCCCAGACTTCACGTGGGCCATGTCCAAAGTCTTCATCTGGTCCTGCTGCGAGCCATTCATCGGCATTGTCTGCGCTTGCCTCCCCACCTATGCACCCTTGGTCAGAcgctggtggaggggtgagCTGTCGGGATACCCGGACACGCCCAAAGTGTACATGTCGGATAAGCCCAGTCTGTCCAAGGCTGGCCACAAGATCAGCGGTAGGAAGCACCACGCGGGGCTGGATGCAACTCTGCGAGGGGACGACGAAATCGAGCTGACGGTGGACATCTCGGGCGAGCCGGGGCATCATCTACCGGGACACCAGCGACAGGGTGACTCGAGAGACTCGTCAAAGACCTGTGTAAACGGGAAGAGCAGTCCAGAGGACTCATATCAGAATGAGATCATGGTGAGGAAGGATTTTTCATGGAGCAGCAGTGTCTAA
- a CDS encoding hypothetical protein (EggNog:ENOG503P47N; COG:Q) has protein sequence MSLLVLGSGPGIGRSVATLFASKRYNNVVLIARRAEQLEEEKKAVLNTVSSQINVRTYAVDVTHTHSLLQALDDADAAFGKPDVVFYNAARVLPSALLTHPVEDVEYDFKINVSALYIISQRYIPHLVSLARADTSSRPALIVTSSALPHHPIPQLFNLSLVKAAQRNLVQSLNLSYTPEGVHIGVINVAGQVAPEDEVRNPTRIAAKTWEWFQGAKDKPNFEVMI, from the exons ATGTCTCTCCTCGTGCTTGGCTCTGGGCCTGGTATTGGCCGGTCGGTGGCCACGCTGTTTGCCTCGAAGCGGTACAACAATGTGGTCTTGATTGCCAGACGCGCCGAGCAACtcgaagaagagaaaaaagccGTCCTGAACACTGTCAGCAGCCAGATAAATGTTAGGACATACGCGGTCGATGTCACACACACGCACTCTCTCCTCCAAGCACTCGACGACGCCGATGCCGCCTTTGGCAAACCTGACGTGGTGTTTTACAACGCCGCTCGTGTTCTCCCATCGGCGCTATTGACCCATCCcgtcgaggatgtcgagtACGACTTCAAG ATCAATGTCAGCGCTCTGTACATTATCTCACAGCGGTATATACCACACCTTGTGTCGCTGGCCAGAGCGGATACTTCAAGCCGGCCTGCGCTCATCGTGACGAGCTCTGCCCTGCCGCATCACCCAATCCCTCAGCTCTTCAACCTGTCCTTGGTCAAGGCCGCTCAGAGGAATCTTGTGCAAAGCTTGAATCTGTCGTATACACCCGAGGGCGTGCATATTGGTGTGATCAACGTTGCTGGTCAGGTTGCACCGGAGGATGAAGTGAGGAATCCGACTCGCATCGCGGCCAAGACCTGGGAGTGGTTTCAGGGAGCAAAGGACAAGCCAAATTTTGAAGTCATGATTTAG
- a CDS encoding hypothetical protein (COG:S; EggNog:ENOG503PA1Q) has protein sequence MPTISSTNPEFIEAEPLLSLEDEQAADAIYHQHTRSKPAQQPPQWHRIIARFQVQSSGNIILLLSLLTFAIVTSGMMYMIPMFRLLEDAFCHLYYDKDPSEPIDEHMCKVDGVQKELALLGGISTMINSLVGVVAALPYGVLADRIGRKPTFALAYVGIVIGFGWGPLLLFFGVAPNMYLVVMGCLFFLIGGGVPVAMNSLNAMASDVSTESDRATGFLYLSFGAVSGTLVGPFLAGILMQTIGPWCPIALVFALTPFIFGALLFLPETLPVQLKEAAQRGRQPLSKKLRHAMNEFGVSLSLLKNRQLLSSLALFLIQPAIFAAYSTTLAQHVSKYFGWTLAETSYLLTPPLGILHLVVLVVLPRVGKLINDPTGRYGVSIFAKDLVLTRVSLALMATGALVQGFSTGIAVFLIGLTIHTLGSGSAPLGRAISTAYVDPQHTSRLYAVISMLETGGALIGGPVLAWCFNVGMKKSGFWIGLPWFYVASLVAVAIGAMMFVTKPSMELKSGVPEETGGLHYHSAGEEEC, from the exons ATGCCGACCATTAGCAGCACCAATCCCGAGTTCATCGAAGCAGAGCCCTTGCTGAGTCTTGAAGATGAGCAGGCAGCCGATGCTATCTACCATCAACACACACGCTCAAAGCCAGCACAGCAGCCCCCACAATGGCACAGAATCATAGCGCGTTTCCAGGTCCAAAGCTCCGGTAACATCATCTTGCTGCTGTCCCTGCTCACGTTTGCCATTGTCACCAGCGGCATGATGTACATGATTCCGATGTTCCGTCTTCTCGAAGATGCTTTTTGCCATCTTTATTACGACAAAGACCCTTCCGAGCCTATCGACGAGCACATGTGCAAAGTCGACGGCGTGCAGAAGGAGCTTGCTTTGCTTGGTGGTATCTCAACCATGATCAATTcgctggttggtgttgtggcGGCTTTGCCATATGGTGTTCTCGCCGATCG AATTGGCCGTAAGCCTACATTTGCCCTCGCCTATGTTGGCATCGTCATTGGATTTGGATGGGGGCCACTCTTACTGTTCTTTGGGGTGGCACCCAACATGTACCTCGTCGTGATGGGCTGTCTGTTCTTTCTAATCGGCGGAGGCGTCCCCGTCGCCATGAACTCGCTCAATGCAATGGCATCCGACGTCAGTACAGAAAGTGATAG AGCTACTGGCTTCTTATATCTTTCCTTTGGCGCTGTGTCAGGAACCTTGGTAGGCCCGTTCCTGGCCGGAATTCTCATGCAAACCATCGGTCCTTGGTGTCCCATTGCCCTCGTCTTTGCTCTCACTCCCTTCATCTTCGGCGCCTTGCTCTTCCTTCCCGAAACCTTGCCCGTCCAGCTGAAAGAAGCGGCACAGCGAGGACGACAGCCACTCTCGAAAAAGCTCCGACACGCGATGAACGAGTTTGGGGTTTCTTTGTCCCTGCTGAAGAATAGGCAGCTGTTGAGCTCTTTGGCACTCTTCCTCATACAGCCTGCCATCTTTGCTGCATATTCGACAACCCTTGCTCAGCATGTCAGTAAATACTTTGGCTGGACGCTGGCCGAGACCAGTTACCTGCTTACGCCCCCACTGGGCATCCTTCACTTGGTTGTCCTGGTTGTGCTGCCTCGTGTAGGAAAGCTGATTAACGATCCGACGGGCAGATATGGGGTTTCCATCTTCGCAAAGGATCTCGTGCTGACAAGGGTGTCACTGGCTCTCATGGCGACAGGAGCTCTCGTCCAGGGGTTCAGCACAGGAATAGCAGTGTTCCTCATTGGCCTGACCATTCATACCCTTGGGTCGGGCAGCGCGCCACTTGGCCGGGCTATTTCGACGGCTTATGTTGACCCCCAGCACACGTCGAGGCTGTACGCCGTGATTAGCATGCTCGAGACTGGCGGCGCGCTGATAGGCGGACCAGTACTAGCTTGGTGCTTCAATGTAGGCATGAAAAAGTCGGGATTCTGGATCGGGCTGCCGTGGTTTTATGTCGCTAGTCTTGTCGCTGTTGCTATCGGGGCAATGATGTTTGTCACCAAACCAAGCATGGAGCTGAAATCGGGAGTGCCCGAAGAGACTGGAGGTTTGCATTATCATTCtgctggcgaggaagagTGTTAG